One Streptomyces drozdowiczii DNA segment encodes these proteins:
- a CDS encoding alpha/beta hydrolase, translated as MVAHARAGVLAAAALLLTGVLTGCEDGTDDKPGGRADGTAPSSSAPLASQHLDWTRCEAPEGGETPGSEWRCATVKVPLDYAKPTGDTIGIALIRKEATDRSKRLGSMLFNFGGPGGSGVSILPRAAAGYATLNTRYDLVGFDPRGVARSAGVRCRDDQAQEKAYQHVDMTPDTAAEEAAFMKDGADFGAGCARLSGTVLPYVGTTNAARDMDLIRQVLGDEKLTYFGMSYGTELGGTYAHLFPKNVGRTVLDAVVDPTADTTGHARNQATGFQRALENYLKDRGQDPKAGTRRIAALLKRIDAEPLPTGTDRELNESLAITGIVFPLYSKDSWPTLTRALDEAEDGSGALLLQLADAYNGRDENGHYDTQNHSQRAISCADGKARPTAAEAKALLPEFEKLSPVFGPFLAWDTAGWCSGWPVDGEHDHPEASAPGAGPVLVVGTTGDPATPYEGARRMADELGEGVGVLLSNEGEGHGAYGGNSCVTSTVDSYFLDGKVPADGRTCS; from the coding sequence GTGGTCGCACACGCACGGGCCGGAGTACTGGCCGCCGCCGCACTGCTGCTGACGGGGGTGCTCACGGGCTGCGAGGACGGTACGGACGACAAGCCGGGCGGGCGGGCGGACGGCACCGCCCCCTCGTCGTCCGCCCCGCTCGCCTCGCAGCACCTGGACTGGACCCGCTGCGAGGCACCCGAGGGCGGTGAGACGCCGGGCTCCGAGTGGCGCTGCGCGACGGTGAAGGTGCCGCTGGACTACGCGAAGCCCACGGGCGACACCATCGGCATCGCGCTGATCCGCAAGGAGGCCACGGACCGGTCCAAGCGCCTGGGCTCGATGCTCTTCAATTTCGGCGGGCCCGGCGGCTCCGGCGTCTCGATCCTGCCGCGCGCCGCCGCCGGGTACGCCACCCTCAACACCCGCTACGACCTGGTGGGCTTCGACCCGCGCGGGGTGGCGCGGAGCGCCGGGGTGCGGTGCCGCGACGACCAGGCGCAGGAGAAGGCGTACCAGCATGTGGACATGACGCCGGACACCGCGGCCGAGGAGGCGGCGTTCATGAAGGACGGCGCCGACTTCGGGGCCGGCTGCGCCCGCCTGTCCGGCACGGTCCTCCCGTACGTCGGCACGACGAACGCCGCCCGCGACATGGACCTGATCCGCCAGGTCCTCGGGGACGAGAAGCTGACGTACTTCGGAATGTCCTACGGCACCGAGCTGGGCGGCACGTACGCCCACCTCTTCCCGAAGAACGTGGGGCGCACCGTCCTGGACGCGGTCGTCGACCCGACCGCGGACACCACCGGGCACGCGCGCAACCAGGCGACCGGCTTCCAGCGGGCCCTGGAGAACTACCTCAAGGACCGCGGCCAGGACCCGAAGGCGGGCACCCGGCGGATCGCGGCACTGCTGAAGCGGATCGACGCCGAGCCGCTGCCGACCGGCACGGACCGCGAGCTGAACGAATCGCTGGCGATCACCGGCATCGTCTTCCCCCTCTACTCCAAGGACAGCTGGCCCACCCTCACCCGCGCCCTGGACGAGGCGGAGGACGGCAGCGGCGCCCTGCTGCTCCAGCTCGCCGACGCGTACAACGGCCGGGACGAGAACGGCCACTACGACACCCAGAACCACTCGCAGCGGGCCATCTCCTGCGCGGACGGCAAGGCGCGGCCCACGGCGGCCGAGGCGAAGGCGCTGCTGCCCGAGTTCGAGAAGCTGTCCCCGGTCTTCGGCCCGTTCCTGGCCTGGGACACGGCGGGCTGGTGCTCCGGCTGGCCGGTGGACGGCGAGCACGACCACCCGGAGGCGAGCGCTCCGGGCGCCGGTCCGGTCCTGGTCGTGGGGACGACGGGCGACCCGGCCACGCCGTACGAGGGGGCCCGCCGGATGGCGGACGAGCTGGGCGAGGGCGTCGGCGTGCTGCTCTCCAACGAGGGCGAGGGGCACGGCGCGTACGGCGGCAACAGCTGTGTGACGTCGACCGTGGACTCGTACTTCCTGGACGGGAAGGTCCCGGCGGACGGCAGGACCTGCTCGTAA
- a CDS encoding alpha/beta hydrolase: MRTSPALRAAALAATVTVLLPLAGCADGGDKEAADPTSQARAANATTGSPSSGLASQKLTWKKCPAPSQAQGGGNPPSPLPGGANWECASMKAPLDYAKPDGDTIELALIRAKAISPKKRIGSLIFNFGGPGGSGVATLPAFGTAYDKLRARYDLVSFDPRGVGNSDGVECETDKQLDARYQEDGTPDDAAEEKAFVQDTKRFAAACEKRSGEQLPYVGTTNAARDMDLMRQVLGDDKLYYFGISYGTELGGVYAHLFPKKVGRAVLDAVVDPTEDAEQSSLGQAKGFQLALENFTKDCADRGDACKLPGSDAKEIEKGIASLLDRLEKKPIKGIGARKLTETQATTGIAAALYSKETWPLLEQGVDEADGGNGSLLLALADSLNGRSDDGRYDNSAAAYSAISCADSRERFTLEQTKAKLPEFRDASAVFGNYLGWGLMGCTDWPVKGTWKTPDVSAPGSAPILVIGNTGDPATPYAGAKAMADELGEDVGVQMTYKGQGHGAYNSGDACVQKAVGGYLLDGRAPEAGTVCG, from the coding sequence ATGAGGACCTCCCCTGCCCTGCGCGCCGCGGCCCTCGCCGCCACCGTGACCGTGCTGCTCCCCCTCGCCGGCTGTGCGGACGGCGGTGACAAGGAAGCCGCCGACCCGACGAGCCAGGCCCGCGCGGCGAACGCCACCACCGGCAGCCCGTCGTCCGGCCTCGCCTCCCAGAAGCTGACCTGGAAGAAGTGCCCCGCGCCTTCCCAGGCCCAGGGCGGCGGAAACCCGCCGTCCCCACTGCCCGGCGGGGCGAACTGGGAGTGCGCCTCCATGAAGGCCCCCCTCGATTACGCGAAGCCCGACGGGGACACCATCGAGCTGGCGCTCATCCGCGCGAAGGCGATCAGCCCGAAGAAGCGGATCGGCTCGCTCATCTTCAACTTCGGCGGCCCCGGCGGCTCGGGCGTCGCCACCCTCCCCGCATTCGGTACGGCGTACGACAAGCTGCGTGCCCGGTACGACCTGGTGAGCTTCGACCCGCGCGGCGTGGGGAACAGCGACGGCGTCGAATGCGAGACCGACAAGCAGCTGGACGCCCGCTACCAGGAGGACGGCACCCCGGACGACGCGGCGGAGGAGAAGGCGTTCGTCCAGGACACCAAGAGGTTCGCCGCCGCCTGCGAGAAGCGGTCCGGCGAGCAGCTCCCGTACGTCGGCACCACCAACGCCGCCCGCGACATGGACCTGATGCGCCAGGTCCTGGGCGACGACAAGCTGTACTACTTCGGCATCTCGTACGGCACCGAGCTGGGCGGCGTCTACGCGCACCTCTTCCCGAAGAAGGTCGGCCGGGCGGTCCTGGACGCGGTGGTCGACCCCACCGAGGACGCCGAGCAGTCCTCGCTGGGCCAGGCCAAGGGCTTCCAGCTCGCCCTGGAGAACTTCACCAAGGACTGCGCGGACCGGGGCGACGCCTGCAAGCTGCCCGGCTCCGACGCGAAGGAGATCGAGAAGGGCATCGCCTCGCTGCTGGACCGGCTGGAGAAGAAGCCCATCAAGGGCATCGGCGCCCGCAAGCTGACCGAGACCCAGGCCACCACCGGCATCGCGGCGGCCCTCTACTCCAAGGAGACCTGGCCGCTGCTTGAACAGGGTGTGGACGAGGCCGACGGCGGGAACGGCTCCCTGCTCCTGGCGCTCGCCGACTCCCTCAACGGCCGCTCCGACGACGGGCGCTACGACAACTCCGCCGCCGCCTACTCCGCGATCAGCTGCGCCGACTCGCGCGAGCGGTTCACGCTGGAGCAGACGAAGGCGAAGCTCCCCGAATTCCGCGACGCCTCGGCGGTCTTCGGGAACTACCTGGGCTGGGGCCTGATGGGCTGCACCGACTGGCCGGTGAAGGGCACCTGGAAGACCCCCGACGTCAGCGCCCCCGGCTCCGCCCCCATCCTCGTCATCGGCAACACCGGCGACCCGGCCACCCCGTACGCGGGCGCCAAGGCGATGGCCGACGAACTGGGCGAGGACGTCGGCGTGCAGATGACGTACAAGGGCCAGGGCCACGGCGCCTACAACAGCGGCGACGCCTGTGTGCAGAAGGCGGTCGGCGGCTATCTGCTCGACGGCAGGGCCCCGGAGGCCGGCACGGTCTGCGGCTGA
- a CDS encoding NAD-dependent epimerase/dehydratase family protein — protein sequence MRVLLLGANGFIGRFVADRLLADPAVHLTALGRGDDADVRFDLATGSPGALTRFLDAVHPGVVVNCAGATRGGARDLTRHNTVAVATVCEAMRRSRCTARLVQVGCASEYGPSQPGSSTAEDAIPRPGGPYGVSKLAATELVLGSGLDAVVLRVFSPVGPGTPAGSPLGRLAEAMRRTMQAGDGELKLSGLGVQRDFVDVRDVARAVHAASLSAAQGVVNIGTGRAVRLRDAAAVLAKVAGYAGALHELDTPPARLPIGAPRTSTESVIEHLSATPSPYPDGCGAWQQADVRTARDRLGWRPRINLEESLADIWMEAACRI from the coding sequence ATGAGGGTGCTGCTGCTCGGAGCCAACGGATTCATCGGCCGGTTCGTGGCCGACCGGCTGCTCGCCGACCCCGCCGTCCACCTCACGGCCCTCGGCCGCGGCGACGACGCCGACGTCCGGTTCGACCTCGCGACCGGCAGCCCCGGCGCGCTCACCCGCTTCCTGGACGCCGTCCACCCCGGGGTCGTCGTCAACTGCGCCGGCGCGACCCGGGGCGGCGCGCGCGACCTCACCCGGCACAACACCGTCGCCGTCGCCACCGTCTGCGAGGCGATGCGGCGCAGCCGCTGCACCGCCCGGCTGGTCCAGGTCGGCTGCGCCTCGGAGTACGGGCCCTCGCAGCCCGGGTCGTCCACCGCCGAGGACGCCATCCCGCGCCCCGGCGGCCCGTACGGCGTCAGCAAGCTCGCCGCCACCGAGCTGGTCCTCGGCTCCGGGCTCGACGCGGTCGTCCTACGGGTCTTCTCACCGGTCGGCCCCGGCACCCCGGCCGGCTCCCCGCTGGGCCGGCTCGCCGAGGCGATGCGCCGCACCATGCAGGCCGGCGACGGCGAGCTGAAGCTCAGCGGCCTCGGCGTGCAGCGGGACTTCGTGGACGTGCGCGATGTGGCGCGGGCCGTCCACGCCGCCTCGCTCTCCGCCGCCCAGGGCGTCGTCAACATCGGCACCGGCCGGGCCGTCCGGCTGCGCGACGCGGCGGCCGTCCTCGCCAAGGTCGCCGGGTACGCCGGTGCGCTCCACGAGCTGGACACGCCCCCCGCCCGCCTCCCCATCGGCGCCCCCCGCACCTCCACCGAGTCGGTCATCGAGCACCTCTCGGCCACCCCGTCCCCGTACCCGGACGGCTGCGGGGCCTGGCAGCAGGCCGACGTGCGCACCGCGCGGGACCGGCTCGGCTGGCGCCCCCGGATCAACCTGGAGGAATCGCTCGCCGACATCTGGATGGAGGCGGCGTGCCGTATCTGA
- the moeZ gene encoding adenylyltransferase/sulfurtransferase MoeZ, whose protein sequence is MSLPPLVEPAAELTVDEVRRYSRHLIIPDVGMDGQKRLKNAKVLCVGAGGLGSPALMYMAAAGVGTLGIVEFDEVDESNLQRQVIHSQGDIGKSKAQSAKETVQGINPLVNVVLHEERLEAENVMDIFSQYDLIVDGTDNFATRYLVNDAAVLLNKPYVWGSIYRFDGQASVFWSEHGPCYRCLYPEPPPPGMVPSCAEGGVLGVLCASIGSIQVNEAIKLLAGIGDPLVGRLMIYDALEMQYRQVKVRKDPDCAVCGENPTVTELIDYEAFCGVVSEEAQEAAAGSTITPKQLKEWIDGDEKIEIIDVREPNEYEIVAIPGSRLIPKNEFLMGNALQDLPQDRRIVLNCKTGVRSAEVLAVLKSAGFADAVHVGGGVIGWVNQIEPEKPVY, encoded by the coding sequence GTGTCGCTGCCACCCCTGGTCGAGCCAGCTGCTGAGCTCACCGTCGACGAGGTCCGCAGGTACTCCCGCCACCTGATCATCCCGGACGTCGGGATGGACGGGCAGAAGCGGCTGAAGAACGCGAAGGTGCTCTGTGTCGGCGCCGGCGGCCTCGGTTCGCCGGCCCTGATGTACATGGCCGCCGCCGGTGTCGGCACGCTCGGCATCGTGGAGTTCGACGAGGTCGACGAGTCGAACCTGCAGCGCCAGGTCATCCACAGCCAGGGCGACATCGGCAAGTCCAAGGCGCAGTCGGCCAAGGAGACCGTCCAGGGCATCAACCCCCTGGTCAACGTGGTCCTTCACGAAGAGCGGCTCGAAGCCGAGAACGTGATGGACATCTTCTCCCAGTACGACCTGATCGTGGACGGCACGGACAACTTCGCCACCCGCTATCTCGTCAACGACGCCGCGGTCCTGCTGAACAAGCCCTACGTCTGGGGCTCGATCTACCGCTTCGACGGCCAGGCGTCCGTGTTCTGGTCCGAGCACGGCCCCTGCTACCGCTGCCTCTACCCGGAGCCGCCCCCGCCGGGCATGGTTCCGTCCTGCGCCGAGGGCGGCGTCCTCGGTGTGCTCTGCGCCTCCATCGGCTCGATCCAGGTCAACGAGGCCATCAAGCTGCTCGCCGGCATCGGCGACCCGCTGGTCGGCCGGCTGATGATCTACGACGCGCTGGAGATGCAGTACCGCCAGGTCAAGGTGCGCAAGGACCCAGACTGCGCGGTCTGCGGCGAGAACCCCACCGTCACCGAGCTGATCGACTACGAGGCGTTCTGCGGCGTCGTGTCGGAGGAGGCCCAGGAGGCGGCGGCCGGTTCGACCATCACTCCGAAGCAGCTCAAGGAGTGGATCGACGGCGACGAGAAGATCGAGATCATCGACGTCCGCGAGCCGAACGAGTACGAGATCGTCGCGATCCCGGGCTCCCGGCTGATCCCGAAGAACGAGTTCCTGATGGGCAACGCCCTCCAGGACCTCCCGCAGGACAGGCGCATCGTCCTGAACTGCAAGACGGGTGTCCGCAGTGCGGAAGTCCTCGCGGTCCTCAAGTCGGCGGGCTTCGCCGACGCGGTCCATGTGGGCGGCGGCGTGATCGGCTGGGTCAACCAGATCGAGCCCGAGAAGCCGGTCTACTAG